The following proteins come from a genomic window of Arsenicicoccus dermatophilus:
- a CDS encoding helix-turn-helix domain-containing protein, with translation MAWTALHRDLGEPGGSWSLGLLVQAVEQALPEKTDLDWKAKLPLTDGLAQEARDKQELELAKDVAAMANTGGGVIVYGVKEKNGRASELVGVGDVPESTRRKIRQVLAARVFPAVVGLELQVITAPAAGAGEARTALALVVPDSVDAPHLVRPKQPKDAFWAPWRDGPETRFMDERALAAAYRVREQTRRQAWAGLDEMTTRFINDLPHTDVGAWVCCAARPLQPLPPSRRLDQTAADLLLAEAREPQPKGTGPLRETSNSPTRRGLRSFRVLSRRTVQQDFGPTKVYAAVQAYQDGSAAVALNRGSAFDQPPLHPCAITAADVEACAIDLLAVLWRLRLLLGASGDYAAQIATAPQTNQVFYLGSTPHGVQRRSEWLPDLRPVTGPIITSQGLDEAQASWTDMVQDFLNQADLDPSNDFPDRMAAAL, from the coding sequence ATGGCGTGGACGGCGTTGCACCGGGACCTGGGTGAGCCGGGCGGGTCGTGGAGCCTGGGCCTGCTGGTGCAGGCGGTCGAGCAGGCTCTCCCGGAGAAGACGGACCTGGACTGGAAGGCCAAGCTCCCCCTGACCGACGGCCTTGCCCAGGAAGCACGCGACAAGCAGGAACTCGAGCTGGCCAAGGACGTCGCCGCGATGGCGAACACCGGCGGCGGGGTCATCGTGTACGGGGTCAAGGAGAAGAACGGCCGCGCGAGCGAGCTCGTCGGCGTCGGCGACGTCCCCGAGTCGACGCGGCGCAAGATCCGTCAGGTCCTCGCCGCGCGGGTCTTCCCCGCCGTCGTCGGCCTCGAGCTGCAGGTCATCACCGCACCCGCCGCCGGCGCAGGCGAGGCACGGACCGCGCTGGCACTGGTGGTCCCGGACAGCGTGGACGCCCCACACCTGGTGCGCCCCAAGCAGCCCAAGGACGCCTTCTGGGCGCCGTGGCGCGACGGACCCGAGACCCGGTTCATGGACGAACGCGCCCTGGCGGCGGCCTACCGGGTCCGTGAGCAGACCCGCCGTCAGGCCTGGGCCGGGCTGGACGAGATGACCACCCGGTTCATCAACGACCTCCCCCACACCGATGTGGGCGCGTGGGTCTGCTGCGCCGCGCGGCCCCTGCAACCGCTGCCGCCCTCACGCCGGCTGGACCAGACCGCCGCGGACCTGCTCCTCGCCGAGGCCCGCGAGCCACAACCCAAGGGCACAGGCCCGCTGCGGGAGACCAGCAACTCTCCCACCCGCCGCGGGTTGCGGTCCTTCCGGGTCCTGTCACGACGGACAGTCCAGCAGGACTTCGGTCCGACGAAGGTCTACGCGGCGGTGCAGGCCTACCAGGACGGCAGCGCCGCGGTCGCGCTCAACCGCGGATCAGCCTTCGACCAGCCCCCGCTGCATCCATGCGCGATCACGGCGGCCGACGTCGAGGCGTGCGCGATCGACCTGCTCGCCGTGCTCTGGCGACTACGGCTCCTGCTCGGGGCCAGCGGGGACTACGCGGCACAGATCGCCACCGCCCCGCAGACCAACCAGGTCTTCTACCTCGGTTCGACCCCGCACGGTGTCCAGCGCCGTAGCGAGTGGCTACCGGACCTGCGGCCGGTGACCGGCCCGATCATCACCTCCCAAGGCCTGGACGAGGCCCAGGCGAGCTGGACGGACATGGTCCAGGACTTCCTCAACCAGGCCGACCTGGACCCCAGCAACGACTTCCCCGATCGGATGGCCGCAGCGTTGTGA